In Eupeodes corollae chromosome 3, idEupCoro1.1, whole genome shotgun sequence, a single genomic region encodes these proteins:
- the LOC129951033 gene encoding electron transfer flavoprotein-ubiquinone oxidoreductase, mitochondrial — MAGILKFARVNKLIASNAIRTFSDAVKYPKITTHYTVIPREKDERWKEIDMERCVDEVDIVIVGGGPAGMSAAIRAKQLAAEQEKEIRVCVVEKSAEVGGHILSGAVVDPISINELFPDWKEMGAPLNTPVTKDTFALLTETGRIAMPIFKGWPMDNHGNYVVRLGHLVKWLGEQAEALGVEIYPGCAASEILYHEDGSVKGIATNDVGIAKDGSPKDTFARGMELHAKTTFFAEGCRGHLTKQVMQQFGLNEGSEAQTYGIGLKEVWEIQPEKHVPGLVEHTIGWPLDKFTYGGSFLYHLNESSPMVAVGFVVGLDYSNPWISPFQEFQRFKTHPKVRDVFEGATRIAYGARAINEGGLQCLPKKLTFPGGCLIGCSAGFLNVPRIKGSHYAMKSGMLAAESALESILSDAGQETAGIEPKSYPDKIKDSFIWKDLHKVRNVRPSFHNPLGLYGGLVLSGFSIFMGGREPWTLSHGAPDNTRLKPASESPQIVYPKPDNKITFDLLSSVALTGTNHEGDQPAHLTLKDDRIPVDHNLAIYEGPESRFCPAGVYEYVPNDEGGNMKLQINAQNCIHCKTCDIKDPKQNINWVVPEGGGGPAYNGM; from the exons TCAACAAGCTCATAGCTTCAAATGCAATACGAACATTTTCCGATGCAGTTAAATATCCGAAAATCACCACCCACTACACCGTTATCCCAAGAGAAAAGGATGAGCGATGGAAGg AAATCGATATGGAACGTTGTGTGGATGAAGTGGACATAGTTATTGTTGGTGGTGGTCCAGCTGGTATGTCCGCAGCTATCAGAGCTAAACAATTGGCAGCTGAACAAGAAAAG GAAATTCGAGTTTGTGTTGTAGAAAAATCTGCCGAAGTTGGTGGTCACATTCTTTCTGGGGCTGTCGTTGATCCAATTTCTATCAATGAACTCTTCCCTGACTGGAAAGAGATGGGAGCCCCACTGAATACTCCAGTCACGAAAGACACATTCGCCTTGCTCACCGAAACAGGACGAATTGCGATGCCAATCTTCAAGGGCTGGCCAATGGACAATCATGGCAACTATGTTGTTCGTCTGGGACATCTTGTGAAATGGCTTGGTGAACAAGCTGAAGCTCTGGGTGTGGAAATATACCCGGGATGTGCAGCTTCTGAGATTTTGTATCACGAAGACGGCAGTGTTAAGGGTATTGCCACAAACGATGTGGGTATCGCTAAGGATGGTTCTCCCAAGGATACCTTCGCCAGGGGAATGGAGCTCCATGCAAAGACAACATTCTTCGCTGAGGGATGTCGAGGTCACTTAACGAAGCAAGTTATGCAACAATTTGGCTTAAATGAAGGAAGCGAAGCACAAACCTACGGAATCGGTTTGAAGGAAGTTTGGGAAATTCAGCCTGAGAAACATGT TCCCGGTTTAGTGGAACATACTATTGGCTGGCCATTGGACAAATTTACCTACGGAGGATCGTTCCTTTATCATTTAAACGAATCGAGTCCCATGGTAGCTGTTGGCTTCGTTGTAGGACTTGATTACTCAAATCCATGGATAAGTCCCTTCCAAGAGTTTCAGAGATTCAAAACACACCCCAAAGTAAGGGATGTGTTCGAGGGTGCTACTAGAATAGCCTATGGAGCACGTGCCATCAACGAGGGAGGTCTGCAGTGTCTACCCAAAAAACTGACATTCCCAGGAGGATGTCTCATTGGATGCAGTGCTGGTTTCTTAAATGTTCCTAGAATTAAAGGCAGTCATTATGCGATGAAGAGTG GAATGCTGGCTGCTGAGAGTGCTTTAGAGAGTATACTGAGCGATGCTGGACAAGAAACTGCCGGAATCGAACCAAAATCATATCCAGACaa AATTAAAGATTCATTCATTTGGAAAGACCTTCACAAAGTCCGAAACGTCCGACCCAGCTTCCACAATCCCCTTGGTTTGTATGGCGGCCTTGTCCTCAGTGGATTCTCCATATTCATGGGTGGCCGAGAGCCATGGACCCTCTCACACGGTGCTCCTGATAATACAAGACTGAAACCCGCCAGCGAATCTCCTCAAATAGTCTACCCCAAGCCAGACAACAAGATCACATTCGACCTTCTATCCTCCGTGGCTCTGACTGGAACCAATCATGAAGGTGATCAACCTGCACATTTAACCCTGAAAGATGATCGAATTCCAGTCGATCATAATTTGGCAATCTACGAAGGGCCCGAGTCGAGATTCTGTCCGGCCGGTGTCTATGAATATGTGCCGAATGACGAAGGTGGCAACATGAAGCTTCAGATAAATGCCCAAAATTGTATTCACTGCAAGACCTGCGACATCAAAGatcctaaacaaaatattaactggGTTGTACCTGAAGGTGGTGGCGGTCCAGCTTACAATggaatgtaa